The following proteins are encoded in a genomic region of Phycisphaerae bacterium:
- the rplJ gene encoding 50S ribosomal protein L10, translating to MGKSVKQLLTDELQGKFTGVNEFLVLDITGVDGITNNELRGKLRDKGIKLTMVRNAVMRQAMKMLEQTAAMDLFTTGSCTVAYGGDSIVDLAKEIESISKKVSIQFKSAYVEGTALNADGAKGLAKMKNRVELQGEIIMLANSPGRRLASAIGSPAGIIAGCIKTIAEKEEKQAA from the coding sequence ATGGGTAAAAGCGTAAAACAACTTCTAACGGACGAGCTTCAGGGTAAATTTACAGGCGTAAATGAATTTCTGGTTCTCGATATTACCGGCGTTGACGGGATTACCAATAATGAATTACGAGGTAAGCTCCGCGACAAGGGTATAAAACTTACAATGGTCAGAAACGCGGTAATGCGTCAGGCTATGAAAATGCTCGAGCAAACCGCGGCGATGGACCTGTTTACAACGGGTTCATGTACAGTCGCTTACGGCGGGGACAGCATAGTAGATTTGGCAAAGGAAATCGAGTCGATTTCCAAGAAGGTCTCGATACAGTTCAAGAGTGCATATGTTGAAGGCACAGCTTTAAATGCCGACGGCGCAAAGGGTCTTGCGAAGATGAAAAACAGGGTCGAGCTTCAGGGAGAGATTATTATGCTTGCCAACTCTCCCGGCAGGAGACTTGCGTCAGCGATTGGTTCACCTGCGGGAATTATCGCGGGCTGCATAAAGACTATTGCCGAAAAGGAAGAGAAACAAGCGGCATAA
- the rplA gene encoding 50S ribosomal protein L1, whose amino-acid sequence MKIRRSKRYKAAAKDLPQTPLSLAEAIKKVKSFNPTKFDQSIECVVHLGVDSKQADQLIRGAISLPHGIGKSKKVVAFCEDSDIEAVKQAGAIEAGCDELIKKITGGWMDFDVAIASPKVMGKAGKLGKVLGPQGKMPSPKNGTVTLDVVTAVKEFVAGKTEFKNDTGGNVHTVVGRHSFDDGKLVDNIRAFMEVMKKLKPSSAKGTYIKKISICATMSPGVMVDISEF is encoded by the coding sequence ATGAAAATAAGAAGAAGTAAACGGTACAAAGCGGCGGCAAAGGATTTGCCCCAAACACCGCTCAGTCTGGCCGAGGCGATTAAGAAGGTTAAATCCTTTAATCCGACCAAGTTCGACCAGAGCATCGAATGTGTAGTGCATCTGGGAGTAGACTCCAAACAGGCAGACCAGCTTATTCGCGGGGCTATTTCGCTTCCTCACGGTATTGGAAAGAGCAAGAAGGTAGTAGCGTTCTGCGAAGACTCCGATATCGAAGCAGTCAAACAAGCCGGTGCCATCGAAGCAGGCTGCGATGAACTTATCAAGAAGATTACCGGCGGGTGGATGGATTTCGATGTGGCAATAGCTTCGCCCAAGGTAATGGGCAAAGCCGGCAAGCTCGGCAAAGTGCTGGGCCCACAGGGTAAAATGCCTTCTCCCAAGAATGGTACGGTTACGCTGGATGTTGTTACGGCCGTGAAGGAATTCGTGGCCGGTAAAACAGAATTCAAGAACGATACCGGCGGCAACGTTCATACAGTTGTCGGCAGACACAGTTTTGATGATGGAAAACTGGTTGATAATATTCGTGCATTTATGGAAGTAATGAAAAAGCTGAAACCTTCATCGGCCAAAGGGACTTATATCAAGAAGATATCCATTTGTGCGACGATGAGTCCCGGCGTAATGGTAGATATTTCCGAATTTTAA
- the rplL gene encoding 50S ribosomal protein L7/L12, whose product MADETTKEFSPEIKQLGDAIVKLTLMQAKELGDYLKEVYGIEPAAGGAVMMAGPAGGGEAAAVEEKTAFDVILKAAGDKKIQVIKEVRALTGLGLKEAKDLVEGAPKPVKEGLSKDEAEAARKQLESAGAVVEIK is encoded by the coding sequence ATGGCAGATGAAACAACAAAAGAGTTTAGTCCTGAAATCAAACAGCTCGGTGACGCGATTGTCAAGTTGACACTGATGCAGGCAAAAGAACTGGGCGATTACCTGAAAGAAGTTTACGGGATAGAGCCGGCAGCAGGCGGCGCGGTTATGATGGCAGGTCCGGCAGGCGGCGGCGAGGCAGCAGCGGTAGAAGAAAAAACAGCCTTCGACGTTATCCTCAAAGCGGCAGGCGACAAGAAAATCCAGGTTATCAAGGAAGTACGCGCACTTACAGGACTTGGCCTTAAAGAGGCAAAGGACCTTGTCGAGGGTGCCCCGAAGCCGGTTAAAGAAGGTCTCAGCAAGGACGAAGCAGAGGCTGCAAGAAAGCAGCTCGAATCAGCCGGTGCTGTTGTCGAAATTAAATAA
- the rpoB gene encoding DNA-directed RNA polymerase subunit beta, whose translation MGKTIRNFGMSSDAMDIPNLIEVQRSSYERFLQADTALSKRKRNGLEALFQEIFPIESYDKTMSLEFLGYEMDKPRYTPNECRELRLTYGYPLKIRCRMKRKDANDIPEQVVYLAEIPVMIGGGEFIINGAERVIVNQLHRSPGVDFLIESKEGDRVLHGGRIIPERGSWIEISVTRKDVLIVRIDQSSKIPATLFLRAMSEQYGTIESIIRLFHETKMVSVDKLDPLMWSVGPVVDTESGEIIVEAGTQIGDRIGQIERSSIKKLEVIAKLADPLVLNTLAEDDCESHDEALLKLYSRLRPGNPPNVEKAKTLFNEKFYDCDRYRLGRVGRFRLNRKFNQNVDENEMTLRPEDFINTMRYIFGLRNSLGVIDDIDHLGNRRLRTIDELAADEIRKGLLKLRRTVQERMSMKDPNTIERIADLVNSKSVSSSIEYFFGRGELSQVVDQTNSLSQLTHERRLSALGPGGLNRKRAGFEVRDVHISHYGRICPIETPEGTNIGLIASLAIFSKIDEYGFLLTPYRKAEKGKLTGEVVYLRADEEMEVTFAPPGAVQKGADKLNEGVVLARRKGELSQVDSKEVDYVDISSKQIVGVSAALIPFLEHDDANRALMGSNMMRQAVPLLKTEPPLVMTGMEEHVAQNSSMVVRSRSAGAVTAVDAKKVVINDTDIYELEKFVGLNERTCLNQVPIVSLGQKVKKNEIIADGGGTGQGMLALGKNVLAAFMTFDGFNFEDAILISEKLVKEDVFTSIHIDEFSVEVRETKLGREEFTRDIPNVGEKALRNLDESGIVREGTRVDAGDILVGKVSPKSKTELTPEEKLLHAIFGRAGEDVKNDSLEIPSGYNGIVIKTSRFTRKGAGSEDLKKLHKQKMKEYDVEMKHRQSTVFKQMIAEITAKVDEVNMVDPTTRQKVGASEDMEVINEQIQNFDISWVKPASIRPQVQPFIDKYMPKIAELADDAKAKLERMKHGDELPSGVLEMVKIYVATKRTLSIGDKMAGRHGNKGVIARIMPEEDMPFLEDGTPIDICLNPLGVPSRMNVGQILETHLGWTAKVLGFDGVTPVFSGAGEEEIRTLLAESNEHVLKRGKDLKESKKAPPADEIFAQIGDDMKVRLYDGRTGEPFEQTVTVGYIYMMKLHHLVDDKIHARSTGPYSLITQQPLGGKARTGGQRFGEMEVWALEAYGAAYTLQELLTVKSDDIEGRTKIYESMVKGKNTLEAGTPISFDVLCSEIRGLGLNIQLEKKQVGTKRL comes from the coding sequence ATGGGCAAGACAATTCGCAATTTCGGTATGAGTTCGGATGCGATGGATATTCCGAATCTTATCGAGGTTCAGCGATCGAGTTATGAAAGATTTCTTCAGGCAGATACTGCACTTTCCAAAAGGAAGCGTAACGGCCTGGAAGCTCTTTTTCAGGAAATTTTTCCGATAGAGAGCTATGACAAGACGATGAGCCTGGAGTTTTTGGGTTATGAGATGGATAAGCCACGCTATACGCCCAACGAGTGCAGGGAATTGCGGCTTACTTATGGTTATCCGCTGAAGATACGCTGCCGGATGAAGCGCAAAGATGCCAATGATATTCCCGAGCAGGTTGTTTACCTGGCGGAAATACCTGTAATGATTGGCGGCGGCGAGTTTATCATCAATGGTGCCGAAAGAGTCATTGTAAATCAGCTCCACCGTTCTCCGGGCGTCGATTTTCTTATCGAAAGCAAAGAGGGCGACAGAGTTCTGCACGGCGGCAGGATTATACCTGAGCGCGGAAGCTGGATAGAAATTTCCGTTACACGAAAAGACGTATTGATTGTCCGGATAGACCAGTCGAGCAAGATTCCGGCGACGCTGTTTCTGCGTGCAATGAGCGAGCAGTATGGCACGATTGAGTCCATTATACGCCTGTTCCATGAGACAAAGATGGTTTCCGTGGACAAACTCGACCCGCTGATGTGGTCGGTAGGGCCTGTAGTAGATACCGAGTCCGGCGAAATTATCGTCGAAGCGGGCACACAGATTGGCGACAGAATAGGACAAATCGAGAGAAGCTCGATAAAGAAACTGGAAGTAATAGCCAAGTTGGCCGACCCGTTGGTACTGAATACACTGGCGGAAGATGACTGCGAAAGTCACGATGAGGCGCTGCTGAAGCTTTATTCGAGACTGCGTCCGGGAAATCCGCCGAATGTAGAAAAAGCGAAAACGCTGTTTAACGAAAAATTCTACGACTGCGACCGTTATCGGCTCGGCAGAGTAGGCAGATTCAGACTTAACCGCAAGTTCAACCAGAATGTCGACGAAAACGAAATGACGCTTCGGCCTGAAGATTTTATCAATACGATGCGTTATATTTTCGGCCTTCGGAACAGTCTTGGTGTTATCGATGATATCGACCATCTTGGCAACAGAAGGCTTCGGACGATAGACGAGCTTGCAGCGGATGAAATACGCAAAGGTCTTTTGAAACTTCGCAGAACAGTACAAGAGCGAATGAGTATGAAAGACCCGAACACGATAGAACGGATTGCCGACCTTGTTAACTCCAAGAGTGTTTCGAGCAGTATCGAATACTTTTTCGGCAGGGGCGAATTGAGCCAGGTCGTCGACCAGACAAATTCTCTAAGTCAGCTTACGCACGAACGAAGACTGTCGGCATTGGGCCCGGGCGGCCTTAACCGCAAACGCGCCGGTTTCGAAGTTCGTGACGTTCATATAAGCCATTACGGCAGAATATGTCCGATTGAAACGCCGGAAGGCACAAACATCGGATTGATTGCGTCACTGGCGATTTTCTCGAAGATTGACGAATACGGATTTCTTTTGACGCCGTATCGAAAAGCGGAAAAAGGGAAACTTACCGGCGAAGTCGTTTATCTCAGGGCCGATGAGGAAATGGAAGTAACCTTTGCTCCGCCGGGCGCGGTGCAGAAGGGCGCTGACAAACTGAATGAAGGAGTTGTGCTTGCAAGGCGAAAAGGCGAGCTTTCACAGGTTGACAGCAAAGAAGTTGATTATGTCGATATATCCAGCAAGCAGATCGTCGGAGTATCTGCCGCATTGATACCGTTCCTCGAACATGACGACGCCAACAGAGCATTGATGGGCTCGAACATGATGCGTCAGGCCGTTCCGCTGTTAAAGACGGAGCCGCCTCTGGTTATGACAGGTATGGAAGAGCACGTTGCGCAGAATTCGAGCATGGTAGTGCGGTCTCGCAGCGCCGGGGCTGTAACTGCTGTTGACGCGAAAAAGGTAGTTATTAACGATACGGATATTTATGAGCTTGAGAAATTTGTCGGGCTTAACGAAAGAACGTGTCTTAACCAGGTTCCGATAGTTTCTCTGGGCCAGAAGGTCAAGAAAAACGAAATAATCGCAGACGGCGGCGGAACCGGACAAGGCATGCTGGCACTGGGCAAGAATGTGCTTGCGGCATTTATGACGTTCGACGGATTCAACTTCGAGGATGCGATTTTAATAAGCGAAAAACTCGTAAAGGAAGACGTATTTACGAGCATACATATTGACGAATTCAGTGTTGAAGTTCGCGAAACGAAACTCGGACGTGAGGAATTTACCCGTGATATACCCAACGTCGGCGAAAAAGCACTGAGAAATCTCGATGAAAGCGGCATAGTACGCGAAGGTACACGTGTCGATGCGGGCGATATTCTCGTAGGCAAGGTTTCGCCAAAGAGCAAAACAGAACTGACGCCGGAAGAAAAGCTGCTTCATGCTATTTTCGGCAGGGCAGGCGAAGACGTTAAAAACGATTCGCTTGAAATTCCGAGCGGATATAACGGCATTGTTATCAAGACAAGCCGCTTTACCCGCAAGGGCGCCGGCAGTGAAGACCTGAAAAAGCTACATAAGCAGAAAATGAAGGAATACGATGTAGAAATGAAACATCGTCAGAGTACGGTTTTTAAGCAGATGATTGCTGAGATTACCGCCAAAGTTGACGAAGTTAATATGGTTGACCCGACGACACGGCAAAAAGTCGGTGCAAGCGAAGATATGGAAGTTATTAACGAGCAGATTCAGAATTTTGATATTTCATGGGTCAAGCCCGCCAGCATTCGGCCGCAGGTTCAGCCGTTCATCGATAAATATATGCCGAAGATTGCCGAACTTGCCGATGACGCAAAAGCGAAACTTGAACGGATGAAGCACGGCGATGAATTGCCGAGCGGTGTGCTTGAGATGGTGAAGATTTATGTCGCTACCAAGAGAACGCTGAGCATCGGCGATAAAATGGCCGGCAGACACGGAAACAAGGGCGTTATCGCAAGGATTATGCCTGAGGAAGATATGCCTTTCCTTGAAGACGGCACTCCTATCGATATATGTCTTAATCCGCTTGGTGTGCCGAGCAGAATGAACGTCGGCCAGATTCTTGAAACGCATTTGGGCTGGACGGCAAAAGTACTGGGCTTCGATGGGGTAACACCAGTTTTTTCAGGTGCCGGCGAAGAAGAAATCAGAACACTTTTGGCTGAGTCCAATGAACATGTGCTTAAACGAGGCAAGGACCTGAAGGAAAGTAAGAAAGCACCGCCTGCCGATGAAATTTTCGCTCAGATAGGCGATGATATGAAAGTCAGACTTTACGATGGCAGAACAGGCGAGCCTTTCGAGCAGACGGTAACGGTCGGATATATATATATGATGAAACTTCATCATCTTGTTGATGATAAGATTCACGCACGTTCGACAGGTCCGTACAGTTTAATTACGCAGCAGCCGCTTGGTGGCAAAGCCAGAACCGGCGGCCAGAGATTCGGCGAAATGGAAGTCTGGGCTCTTGAGGCTTATGGCGCAGCTTATACGCTGCAGGAACTGCTTACGGTCAAGAGCGACGATATCGAAGGCAGAACGAAAATTTATGAATCTATGGTCAAAGGTAAAAATACGCTCGAGGCCGGCACTCCTATATCATTCGATGTGCTGTGCAGTGAAATTCGCGGCCTTGGCTTGAACATTCAGCTTGAAAAGAAACAAGTAGGCACAAAACGCCTTTAA
- the rplK gene encoding 50S ribosomal protein L11, translating into MAKQITGKIKLQASGGKATPAPPIGPALGQHGVNIGQFVQQFNERTKDLDGLTVPVEITVYADRTFEFIVKSPPAAVLLKQEAQVAKGSGTPNKEKIGKVTKEQVKKIAERKMKDLNAFDVDRACKIIEGTARSMGIEIEK; encoded by the coding sequence ATGGCAAAACAAATAACAGGCAAGATAAAATTACAAGCGTCCGGCGGCAAGGCAACACCAGCACCGCCAATAGGACCCGCTCTGGGCCAGCATGGCGTTAACATCGGTCAGTTTGTTCAGCAGTTCAATGAAAGAACAAAAGACCTTGACGGCCTGACGGTTCCAGTGGAAATAACAGTTTATGCCGACAGGACATTCGAATTCATCGTGAAAAGCCCACCTGCGGCAGTACTGCTTAAGCAGGAAGCCCAGGTAGCCAAGGGAAGCGGCACGCCGAACAAGGAAAAAATTGGCAAGGTGACCAAAGAACAGGTTAAAAAAATCGCCGAAAGAAAAATGAAGGATCTTAACGCCTTTGATGTAGACCGTGCATGCAAAATTATCGAAGGCACGGCAAGAAGCATGGGCATTGAGATAGAGAAATAA